The following proteins come from a genomic window of Campylobacter coli 76339:
- a CDS encoding Type I restriction-modification system, restriction subunit R — MQNLYSEDDTRVKLIDAKLYASSWSEENITRNYYFTDGRKLIGNKRAERKFADYLLKFQNNNLAIIEAKKQNKDALDGLSQGIEYAKTLNVPFVYSTNGDKIYEYDLRVSRGEYIENFPSPNELFQRIYGNLKEWQHKLLTQRELYIPQKTLRYYQKIAVDKVIEALINGKDRILLTLATGTGKTTIAFALCYRLLEARWNKENKDQKPKILFLCDRVSLRDQALGEFNAVESDCKVISAEEIRKNDGKIITNANVFFGIYQSLAANSKDQENTQEEQESKFYLQYPKDFFDLIIIDECHRGGANEEGNWACVLEHFSSATHLGLTATPKKSDNVDTYRYFGESAYEYSLKEGIEDGFLTPYKVKRITTTLSEGYVYNPDDLIEGELEKGFYKMSEFERNIHLPQYNDFLAKEILKLIDPMDKTIIFCANQAHASDIKRAIDKFKSVKRDDYCVRVTSDEGKIGLEYLKQFQDNDKSYPVILTSSKMLTTGVDARNVRNIVLLANIGSIIEFKQIIGRGTRVYEGKDFFTIIDFVGATKLFYDPKWDGEQVKDEDKKDKSEIWGKQNKKESDKTKETESKKAITVHLKGTKLKVLDINTSYLGSSGKPLSTKEFLEFLIGKLAEYYDDEVKLREIWSKQETRLNFLKTLEKDGVDENVLKDLGEIFDKKDCDIYDVLAHLSFNAEIKTRQERVLQVERGEFLKRFQKEKALKFIEFLLGRYQQYGIKDFDRSLAPLIELSSLGNVKEIVSEFGGVENLKQSVDDLQREIYAR; from the coding sequence ATGCAAAATTTATATTCAGAAGATGATACAAGAGTTAAACTTATAGACGCAAAGCTTTATGCTAGCTCTTGGAGTGAAGAAAATATCACAAGAAATTATTATTTTACCGATGGACGCAAACTCATAGGCAACAAAAGAGCTGAAAGAAAATTTGCAGATTATTTGCTCAAATTTCAAAATAACAATCTTGCCATCATAGAAGCCAAAAAACAAAACAAAGACGCCTTAGATGGCTTATCTCAAGGTATAGAATATGCTAAAACTTTAAATGTGCCTTTTGTTTATAGCACTAATGGCGATAAAATTTATGAGTATGATTTAAGGGTTTCAAGGGGTGAATATATAGAAAATTTTCCAAGCCCTAACGAACTTTTTCAAAGAATTTATGGAAATTTAAAAGAATGGCAACACAAACTTTTAACCCAAAGAGAATTATACATACCTCAAAAAACATTAAGATATTATCAAAAAATAGCCGTAGATAAAGTCATAGAAGCTTTAATCAATGGTAAAGATAGAATTTTACTTACCCTTGCTACCGGCACAGGTAAGACGACTATAGCTTTTGCCTTGTGCTATCGCTTACTTGAAGCAAGATGGAATAAAGAAAACAAAGATCAAAAACCAAAGATATTATTTTTATGCGATAGAGTGAGCTTAAGAGATCAAGCTTTGGGAGAATTTAACGCAGTAGAAAGCGATTGTAAAGTAATCAGCGCAGAAGAGATTAGAAAAAATGATGGAAAAATCATCACCAACGCAAATGTTTTCTTTGGAATTTATCAAAGTCTAGCTGCAAATTCTAAAGATCAAGAAAATACCCAAGAAGAGCAAGAGAGCAAATTTTATTTACAATACCCAAAAGATTTTTTTGACCTTATCATCATAGATGAGTGTCACAGAGGCGGAGCAAACGAAGAAGGAAACTGGGCGTGCGTGCTAGAGCACTTTTCATCAGCTACTCATTTGGGACTTACTGCCACACCTAAAAAGAGTGATAATGTAGACACTTACAGGTATTTTGGTGAAAGTGCTTATGAGTATAGTCTAAAAGAGGGTATAGAAGATGGCTTTTTAACCCCTTATAAGGTAAAACGCATCACCACCACACTTAGCGAAGGCTATGTGTATAATCCTGATGATCTCATAGAAGGAGAGCTAGAAAAAGGATTTTATAAAATGAGTGAATTTGAAAGAAATATCCATCTACCTCAATATAATGATTTTCTAGCCAAAGAAATTTTAAAACTTATAGATCCTATGGATAAAACCATCATCTTTTGCGCCAATCAAGCTCATGCAAGCGATATAAAAAGAGCTATTGATAAATTTAAAAGTGTTAAAAGAGATGATTATTGTGTAAGGGTTACGAGCGATGAGGGTAAGATAGGACTTGAGTATTTAAAACAATTTCAAGACAATGATAAAAGCTATCCTGTAATCCTTACAAGCTCTAAAATGCTAACCACAGGCGTAGATGCTAGAAATGTACGCAACATAGTGCTTTTGGCAAATATAGGTTCTATCATAGAATTTAAACAAATCATAGGGCGAGGCACTAGAGTGTATGAAGGAAAGGACTTTTTTACCATCATAGATTTTGTAGGTGCGACAAAGTTATTTTATGATCCAAAATGGGATGGCGAACAAGTCAAAGATGAAGATAAAAAAGATAAAAGCGAAATTTGGGGCAAGCAAAATAAAAAAGAATCAGACAAAACAAAAGAAACAGAAAGCAAAAAAGCAATCACCGTGCATTTAAAAGGCACAAAACTCAAAGTACTTGATATAAACACAAGCTATCTAGGAAGTAGTGGCAAACCGCTTAGCACTAAAGAGTTTTTAGAATTTTTGATAGGCAAGCTAGCAGAATACTACGACGATGAAGTAAAACTTCGTGAAATTTGGAGCAAGCAAGAAACTAGGCTGAATTTCTTAAAAACCCTTGAAAAGGATGGAGTGGATGAAAATGTCTTGAAAGATTTGGGTGAAATTTTTGATAAAAAGGATTGTGATATATATGATGTTTTGGCGCATTTGAGTTTTAATGCTGAGATCAAAACAAGACAAGAACGCGTTTTGCAAGTAG
- a CDS encoding Cinnamyl alcohol dehydrogenase/reductase @ Alcohol dehydrogenase — translation MDSKIFLENGRIQSKGYAMLSKDAKFTPFEFTRHAVGDNDILIKILYAGICHSDIHTARSEWGEAVYPCVPGHEIAGEVIAVGKNVSKFKVGDYAGVGCMVNSCGECEACKKSQEQFCEKGQTIYTYNSCDIFHDNENTYGGYSNNIVVSEKFAVCVPKDAPMEKVAPLLCAGITTYSPLKFSNIKEGSSVAVAGFGGLGMMAVKYAVKMGAKVSVFARNENKKADALAMGVSSFYTSTDKNAVKERFDLIISTIPTPYDPSAYMDLLKFGGEMAIVGLPPHEVAPSISVITFVHKAGKKVYGSLIGGIAETQEMLDFSLKHKIYPETELITSKDIDKAYENLTSGKAKFRYVIDMTKE, via the coding sequence ATGGACTCTAAAATCTTTTTAGAAAATGGTCGCATTCAAAGCAAGGGTTATGCTATGCTTAGCAAAGATGCGAAATTCACACCCTTTGAATTCACACGCCACGCTGTGGGTGATAATGATATTTTGATTAAAATTTTATATGCAGGAATTTGCCATAGCGACATCCATACTGCAAGAAGCGAGTGGGGAGAGGCTGTGTATCCTTGTGTGCCAGGGCATGAGATAGCAGGAGAAGTGATCGCAGTGGGTAAAAATGTGAGCAAATTTAAAGTAGGGGATTATGCAGGGGTTGGCTGTATGGTAAATTCATGCGGAGAATGCGAAGCGTGTAAAAAATCTCAAGAGCAATTTTGCGAAAAAGGACAAACCATCTATACTTACAATAGCTGCGATATTTTTCATGATAATGAAAACACCTATGGAGGCTACTCAAACAACATAGTTGTAAGTGAAAAATTTGCCGTTTGTGTGCCAAAAGATGCACCGATGGAAAAAGTCGCGCCTTTGCTTTGTGCAGGAATTACCACTTATTCTCCGCTTAAATTTTCAAATATCAAAGAAGGCTCAAGCGTAGCAGTAGCGGGGTTTGGCGGACTTGGTATGATGGCGGTTAAATACGCTGTGAAAATGGGTGCAAAAGTAAGTGTTTTTGCTAGAAATGAAAACAAAAAAGCCGATGCTTTGGCTATGGGCGTGAGTTCTTTTTATACAAGCACAGATAAAAATGCTGTAAAAGAACGCTTTGATCTTATCATCTCTACCATCCCAACTCCTTATGATCCTAGTGCTTATATGGATTTGCTTAAATTTGGCGGTGAAATGGCGATAGTGGGTTTGCCACCTCACGAAGTTGCTCCAAGTATCAGCGTGATAACCTTTGTGCATAAAGCGGGTAAAAAAGTCTATGGTTCGCTAATCGGCGGAATCGCAGAAACTCAAGAAATGCTTGATTTTTCTTTAAAACATAAAATTTACCCTGAAACCGAACTCATCACTTCAAAAGATATCGACAAAGCTTATGAAAATCTCACTTCAGGAAAAGCAAAATTCCGCTATGTGATCGATATGACAAAGGAATAA
- a CDS encoding chloramphenicol acetyltransferase (CATIII) — MYKKLSLSNYEKERLKHYTNTALSRFELSHSFKINKMKNSHFIYSLSKIVNDTQELKRSMIENEAIQFHKINPAYVLLKNNEICNTFTEFDYDFNIFLSNYEKDYELFLKKDLCFCIKQAPENSFYISSFKSYFNSFSLHLKNGYEFYAPIFTTYKKVDELIIYANFHHAFFDLSKAKIFFEKLEFELKNYFNTDQTLYR; from the coding sequence ATGTATAAAAAATTAAGCTTAAGCAACTATGAAAAAGAGAGATTGAAACACTATACAAATACGGCGTTAAGTAGATTTGAACTAAGTCATAGTTTTAAAATAAATAAAATGAAAAATTCTCATTTTATTTATTCTTTAAGTAAAATTGTAAATGATACACAAGAGTTAAAAAGAAGCATGATTGAAAACGAAGCAATTCAATTTCATAAAATTAATCCTGCTTATGTTTTACTCAAAAATAATGAAATCTGCAATACTTTTACAGAATTTGATTATGATTTCAATATTTTTTTGAGTAATTATGAAAAAGATTATGAATTATTTTTAAAAAAAGATTTATGTTTTTGTATAAAACAAGCTCCAGAAAATAGTTTTTATATATCAAGTTTTAAATCTTATTTTAATTCTTTTTCTTTGCATTTAAAAAATGGCTATGAATTTTATGCGCCTATTTTTACAACTTACAAAAAAGTTGATGAGTTGATAATTTACGCTAATTTTCATCACGCCTTTTTTGATTTATCTAAGGCGAAAATATTTTTTGAAAAATTAGAATTTGAACTAAAAAATTATTTTAATACTGATCAAACACTATATCGCTAA
- a CDS encoding Homolog of BLC protein, protein MIELIGDVNLEKYMGTWLEMARKPAFFQKSCVQSKAEYQLEYEGSTPVVNIKNICVKKDGEVSQVQGKAKVKAPRALSVKFSIFMNLFNKTNYEILFVDTDYEVAVVGSPDKEYLWILSRKIIDKKDIDKLLDIAKQKGFDISDIVFDQY, encoded by the coding sequence ATGATAGAACTTATAGGAGATGTTAATTTAGAAAAATATATGGGAACTTGGCTTGAGATGGCTAGAAAACCTGCATTTTTTCAAAAATCTTGTGTTCAGTCTAAAGCTGAATATCAACTAGAGTACGAAGGCTCTACCCCTGTTGTAAATATAAAAAATATCTGTGTTAAAAAAGATGGAGAAGTTTCGCAAGTGCAAGGCAAAGCCAAAGTAAAAGCCCCAAGAGCTTTATCGGTGAAATTTAGCATTTTTATGAATTTATTTAATAAAACAAATTATGAAATTCTCTTTGTGGACACAGACTATGAAGTTGCTGTCGTTGGAAGTCCTGATAAAGAGTATCTTTGGATATTATCTAGAAAAATCATCGATAAAAAGGATATAGATAAACTCTTAGATATCGCTAAGCAAAAAGGTTTTGACATTAGCGATATAGTGTTTGATCAGTATTAA
- a CDS encoding Transcriptional regulator, HxlR family: MKNTKNSTCNYQECGFNYTLALISGKYKMSVLYCLYKDEIVRYNELNRILSPISFKTLTNVLRELESDGLITRKEYPQIPPKVEYSLSQKGQSFIPILQAMCDWGEKNKRRIP, encoded by the coding sequence GTGAAAAATACAAAAAATTCTACTTGCAATTATCAAGAATGTGGCTTTAATTATACTCTTGCTCTAATTTCTGGAAAATACAAGATGAGTGTGCTTTATTGCCTCTATAAAGATGAAATCGTGCGTTATAATGAATTAAATAGAATTTTATCACCTATATCCTTTAAAACCTTGACAAATGTTTTGCGTGAGTTGGAAAGCGATGGCTTAATCACACGCAAAGAATATCCCCAAATTCCACCAAAGGTAGAATATAGTCTTTCTCAAAAAGGACAAAGTTTTATACCTATCTTACAAGCAATGTGTGATTGGGGAGAGAAAAATAAAAGGAGGATACCATGA
- a CDS encoding transporter, putative: MQQSITTTNNTHQIKILITLCLGVFGLISMELGVMGIIPLISEKFDISVSDAGWSVSIFALIVMCCAPIAPMLCANFNPKKLMLFCLAIFSLSSLASMFVNDFWLHLILRAIPAFFHPIYLALAFSTAANLADDKSKVPHIVAKIFMAISAGLVLGVPLSSYFGGNFSFEMAMAFYVVINSLAFFITLFFMPDFKKTNRIKVGKQLLSLRYALLWISMLAVFCISTGYLGFYSYYSEFLFSVSKMSFTNISLALFIYGFASIIGNNIAGKTLINHSNQTLIFASLAMILIYALIFVNAEQFSIMLTLSLILGILNGILNNAMHYIITFPFPRAKDFTNGLFISVSNISISVGATLCGLVISIKETKYIAISSIIMVSLGLILVLVRMRLEDKKLKI; encoded by the coding sequence ATGCAACAATCAATTACAACTACAAACAACACTCATCAAATCAAGATCTTAATCACGCTTTGTTTAGGTGTGTTTGGGCTTATCAGTATGGAACTTGGGGTGATGGGGATCATACCGCTTATATCGGAGAAATTTGACATCAGTGTCAGCGATGCGGGATGGAGTGTGAGTATATTTGCACTGATTGTAATGTGCTGTGCACCTATCGCGCCTATGCTTTGTGCGAATTTTAATCCTAAAAAGCTTATGCTATTTTGCTTAGCTATTTTTTCTCTTAGCTCTTTGGCAAGTATGTTTGTAAATGATTTTTGGTTACATTTGATTTTAAGAGCTATCCCTGCTTTTTTTCATCCTATTTATCTAGCACTTGCTTTTAGCACGGCTGCAAATTTAGCAGATGATAAAAGTAAAGTGCCTCATATAGTCGCAAAGATTTTTATGGCTATTAGTGCGGGGTTGGTTCTTGGGGTGCCACTGAGTAGCTATTTTGGTGGGAATTTTAGCTTTGAAATGGCGATGGCTTTTTATGTGGTGATCAATTCTTTAGCATTTTTTATCACTTTGTTTTTTATGCCTGATTTTAAAAAGACAAATAGGATAAAGGTAGGAAAACAGCTTTTAAGTCTAAGATATGCGCTTTTGTGGATTTCTATGCTTGCTGTTTTTTGTATTTCGACGGGATATTTGGGTTTTTATTCTTATTATTCTGAATTTTTATTTAGCGTAAGTAAAATGAGCTTTACAAACATCAGTTTAGCGCTTTTTATTTATGGTTTTGCAAGTATTATCGGCAATAATATCGCGGGTAAAACTTTGATCAATCATTCAAATCAAACGCTTATATTTGCTTCTTTGGCAATGATTTTGATATATGCTTTGATTTTTGTAAACGCAGAGCAATTTTCAATCATGCTTACATTGAGCTTGATTTTGGGAATTTTAAATGGAATTTTAAATAATGCTATGCATTATATCATTACTTTTCCTTTCCCTAGGGCAAAAGATTTTACTAATGGACTTTTTATAAGCGTTTCAAATATTTCTATCAGTGTGGGTGCTACTCTTTGTGGTTTAGTAATTTCTATAAAAGAAACCAAATACATTGCGATAAGTTCTATTATCATGGTTAGCTTAGGACTTATTTTGGTATTGGTTAGAATGAGATTAGAAGATAAAAAATTAAAAATTTAA
- a CDS encoding MdaB protein homolog, with translation MKNILLLNGAKSFGHSGGKLNDTLHEVAKESLLNLGLNVDETYIDKGYDIENEVAKILNADAIIYQMPGWWMGEPWIVKKYIDEVFTAGHGKFYANDGRSREDASKKYGSGGLVNNKKYMFSLTWNAPLEAFNDKDQFFEGVGVDGVYLHLHKANQFLGMKPLATFICNDVMKNPQVEKYIEDYKAHLQKVFGC, from the coding sequence ATGAAAAATATACTTTTATTAAATGGGGCAAAAAGCTTCGGACATTCAGGTGGCAAACTAAATGATACTTTACACGAAGTGGCAAAAGAAAGCCTTTTAAATTTGGGATTAAATGTCGATGAAACCTATATCGATAAGGGTTATGATATAGAAAATGAAGTTGCAAAGATACTTAATGCTGATGCGATCATCTATCAAATGCCAGGATGGTGGATGGGTGAGCCTTGGATAGTGAAAAAATACATCGATGAGGTTTTTACTGCAGGGCATGGAAAATTTTATGCAAACGATGGCAGAAGTAGAGAAGATGCAAGTAAAAAATATGGCAGCGGCGGACTTGTAAATAATAAAAAATATATGTTTAGCCTTACTTGGAATGCACCACTTGAAGCCTTTAATGATAAAGATCAGTTTTTTGAAGGTGTGGGCGTAGATGGAGTGTATTTGCATTTACACAAAGCAAATCAGTTTTTAGGTATGAAGCCTTTAGCGACTTTTATTTGTAATGATGTGATGAAAAATCCACAAGTGGAAAAATATATCGAGGATTATAAAGCACACTTACAAAAAGTGTTTGGGTGCTAA
- a CDS encoding Putative periplasmic protein has product MNQSFFIKGRDNDFRFSFFSLGASFSKLSKPSNFLKFSLFTIVSLSALQASTQAEYDSKTKQYIIKGHHFNDEEVYDYYGNNFKFLNGINYHGVVTNNKSISNVTLVYDNPKDRIHSKINDIFFKQDVLTPNIKEDYFTLNGFHSSNSANDILAPVTYIPFLVSASTQYANANNNTLVIKAGELSSVYHLKPTDKEVANPKATGLDNKYNFLITPAIVRKGEANHNTLNFLENGYVNMGVENTYSLPLNGAPYILGAFGIDSNVNNNSIMLNKGARIDFHTTPYKQSTLGDNIFDERMTHIIGAVTYNGNAKNNKVVIDGASLLVHGSSGAYSTSAATHLGGAFVDVNNNQNYEVSNNSVLINDLKLDLRVDTKNTPVAYNAVLVGEIYGGRIIRGNAYKNTININNLQTLRALNTNVEVKALLDFYAGVTNNGIANDNTINIELEDPFEIDTNFTGENEFSFYGGIATKGASRNSIRVDGDLTQDMTVENHQDKIQIVAAKTLSSKADNNSIVITNSDIAMPLYLYGVSKFTLDDKDYYANSASANSIRLNNVKSGRNLSVIMEADNLEKNTVEYKLVQSLSNASNIDKGSKIILRANQIANDNTLNIKDYSSAASSNVYIISAKEESANNALIFDNLALGTASDKREGEVAIIAGIAKNTHDNYIHINNLNIDEYKSQKSIFIAPSATYSKNDKSYNNTLYLSGSTNIFKNTNIEVLAGNILSLKNENSFAYKALNHKDNTNNHLVLNTNIKANTVNNFDHYSFILKNDTQVYLRAQEAINIGEQSSINIYADNSVKNKSFILMQSEKGFVDENNKHLDQKDLQSLLEDIARNNQSLHPNIKTKTQKAKYTLSVSKDAKSIVAHLN; this is encoded by the coding sequence ATGAATCAAAGTTTCTTTATTAAGGGGAGGGACAATGATTTTCGTTTCAGTTTTTTTTCTTTGGGTGCTAGTTTTTCAAAATTAAGCAAACCTTCGAATTTTTTAAAATTTTCTTTATTTACTATCGTGTCTTTAAGTGCTCTACAAGCAAGTACTCAGGCTGAATATGATAGCAAAACCAAGCAATATATCATCAAAGGTCATCATTTTAATGATGAAGAGGTTTATGATTATTACGGAAATAATTTTAAATTTTTAAATGGTATCAATTATCATGGTGTAGTAACTAATAACAAAAGTATTTCTAATGTTACTTTAGTTTATGATAATCCCAAAGATAGAATTCATTCTAAAATAAATGATATATTTTTTAAGCAAGATGTGCTTACTCCAAATATTAAAGAGGATTATTTTACTTTAAATGGCTTTCATAGTTCAAATTCAGCAAATGACATTTTAGCACCGGTTACTTATATTCCTTTTTTGGTGAGTGCGTCTACTCAATATGCTAATGCTAACAATAATACTTTAGTAATAAAAGCAGGAGAGCTTTCTTCGGTATATCATTTAAAACCTACTGATAAAGAAGTAGCAAATCCTAAAGCTACAGGCTTGGATAATAAATACAATTTCTTAATAACTCCGGCTATAGTAAGAAAAGGTGAAGCAAACCACAATACTTTAAATTTCTTAGAGAATGGCTATGTGAATATGGGTGTTGAAAACACTTATTCTTTGCCTTTAAATGGTGCTCCTTATATCTTGGGTGCTTTTGGGATAGATTCTAATGTGAATAATAATAGCATTATGTTAAATAAAGGAGCAAGAATAGACTTCCACACCACTCCTTATAAGCAAAGCACATTGGGAGATAATATCTTTGATGAAAGAATGACTCATATAATAGGAGCTGTTACTTATAATGGTAATGCTAAAAACAATAAAGTTGTTATAGATGGAGCTTCTTTATTGGTTCATGGTTCAAGTGGAGCTTATTCTACTTCTGCGGCTACTCATTTGGGCGGAGCTTTTGTGGATGTAAACAATAATCAAAACTATGAGGTAAGCAATAATAGTGTATTGATCAATGATTTAAAACTTGATCTAAGAGTAGATACTAAAAATACCCCAGTAGCTTATAATGCTGTTTTAGTTGGTGAAATTTATGGAGGTAGGATCATTCGAGGTAATGCTTATAAAAACACCATCAACATAAACAACTTACAAACCTTGCGTGCTTTAAATACTAATGTAGAAGTAAAAGCACTTTTGGATTTTTATGCAGGTGTTACTAACAATGGTATAGCAAATGATAATACCATCAATATTGAACTTGAAGATCCATTTGAAATCGATACCAATTTTACAGGCGAGAATGAATTCAGTTTTTATGGCGGGATAGCAACTAAGGGTGCTAGTAGAAATAGTATTCGTGTTGATGGGGATTTAACTCAAGATATGACTGTAGAAAATCATCAAGATAAAATTCAAATCGTAGCAGCTAAAACCCTAAGTTCTAAAGCTGATAATAATAGTATAGTTATCACTAACTCTGATATTGCTATGCCTTTATATTTATACGGAGTAAGTAAATTTACTTTGGATGATAAAGATTATTATGCAAACAGTGCTAGTGCTAATAGCATCCGTTTAAACAATGTAAAATCCGGAAGAAATTTAAGTGTTATCATGGAAGCGGACAATTTAGAAAAAAATACAGTCGAATACAAACTGGTACAATCCTTATCTAATGCTTCAAATATTGACAAAGGTTCAAAGATTATCTTAAGGGCTAATCAAATAGCAAATGATAATACCTTAAATATCAAAGATTACTCAAGTGCAGCCAGTTCTAATGTATATATAATCAGCGCTAAAGAAGAAAGTGCTAACAATGCTCTTATTTTTGATAATCTAGCTTTAGGTACAGCATCTGATAAAAGAGAAGGTGAGGTAGCTATCATCGCAGGTATTGCTAAAAATACTCACGATAATTATATTCATATAAATAATTTAAATATAGATGAATACAAAAGCCAAAAATCTATTTTTATAGCACCTTCAGCTACTTATAGTAAAAATGATAAAAGTTATAACAATACCTTGTATCTTAGTGGAAGCACTAATATTTTCAAAAATACAAATATTGAAGTGCTAGCCGGAAATATTTTATCATTAAAAAATGAAAATTCCTTTGCTTATAAGGCTTTAAATCACAAAGACAACACCAATAATCATTTGGTATTAAATACAAATATAAAAGCCAATACAGTAAACAACTTTGATCATTATAGTTTTATTTTAAAAAATGATACTCAAGTTTATTTGAGAGCTCAAGAGGCTATTAATATAGGCGAGCAAAGCTCTATCAATATTTATGCTGACAATAGTGTAAAAAATAAAAGTTTTATCTTAATGCAAAGTGAAAAAGGGTTTGTGGATGAAAATAATAAACATTTGGATCAAAAAGATTTGCAAAGTTTATTAGAAGATATAGCTCGAAATAATCAAAGTTTGCATCCAAATATCAAAACGAAAACCCAAAAGGCCAAGTATACCCTAAGCGTAAGCAAAGATGCAAAAAGCATCGTGGCACATTTAAACTAA